Within the Pseudomonas putida genome, the region GCGCGGTGCGTGATGTCGCCCGTGTGCTGGGGTTGCCTGCCGACCAGGTCGATGCCCTGGCCAAGTGCTGTGGCCGCTGGACCGACCGCATCCCGGACGAGCAACGCCTTGCCGAGGCCGGCTTCGAACCCGGCAGCCCCTCGCTGCGGCGCATTCTGGTGCTGGCCGGGCAACTGATAGGCTTCCCCCGCCATCTGTCTCAGCATCCAGGCGGTTTCGTCATTTCCGAGCAACCGCTGGACCACCTGGTGCCGGTCGAGAACGCCGCCATGGCTGAGCGCACGGTCATCCAGTGGGACAAGGACGATCTGGACATGGTCGGCCTGCTCAAGGTCGATGTGCTCGCCCTGGGTATGCTCAGTGCCTTGCGCCGCTGTTTCGACCTGTTGCAGCAGCACCGGGGGCGGCACCTGACCCTGGCGACGATCCCTCCCGAAGACCCGGCCACCTACGCGATGATCAGCCGCGCCGAGACAATGGGCGTGTTCCAGATCGAATCACGCGCTCAGATGGCCATGCTGCCACGGCTCAAGCCCAGCACCTTCTATGACCTGGTGATCGAAGTCGCGATCGTGCGCCCGGGGCCGATTCAGGGCGACATGGTGCACCCCTACTTGCGTAGGCGTTTGAAGCAGGAGCCGGTGACCTACCCATCGCCCAAGCTCAAGGAAGTCTTCGAGCGTACCTTGGGTGTGCCGCTGTTTCAGGAGCAGGTGATGGAGCTGGCCATGGTGGCCGCAGACTACAGCCCGGGCGAGGCCGACCAGTTACGCCGCAGCATGGCCGCCTGGAAGCGCCATGGCGGCCTGGAACCACACCGCGAACGGCTGGTGCAAGGCATGCTGCGCAACGGCTACGACCTGGCGTTTGCCGAGCGCATATTCGAGCAGATCAAGGGCTTTGGCAGTTATGGCTTCCCGGAGTCGCACGCCGCCAGTTTCGCCTTGCTGTGCTATGCCAGCAGTTGGCTCAAATGCCATGAACCGGCGATTTTCACCTGTGCGCTGGTCAATAGCTGGCCGATGGGCTTCTACAGCCCCGACCAACTGTTGCAGGAGGCACGCCGTCAGGGGATCGAGGTACGGCCGGTGGATGTCGCCCACAGCCACTGGGATTGCACGCTGGAACCGGTTACCGAGGGTGTCCTTGCCATCCGCCTGGGGTTGCGGCAAATCCGCGGTTTCGCCGAAGCCGACGCGCGCCGGCTCGAAGCGGCGCGGGCGCTCAGGCCGTGGCGCGATGTCGAGGACCTGTGCTTGCGTGCCGGCCTCGACAGCAGAGCCCGCGCCCGGCTGGCCGATGCCGGTGCGTTGCGCGCCTTGGCACGTGACCGCTACCAGGCGCGCTGGCAGGTCGCGGCGGTGCAGCCGCAACTGCCCCTGTTCGCCGAGCTTCAGGCAACGCCCGAAGCCGCGGTGGCCTTGCCTGTGCCTAGCGTGGGCGAAGACCTGGTGGCCGACTACGCCACCTTGGGAACCACGCTGGGGCCTCACCCGCTGACCTTGTTGCGCCCGCGTCTGCGGGCGCTGGGCTGTCGCAGCTCGCATGAGTTGGCGGGCGTTGAGCATGGCGATGCAGTCGCCGTGACCGGCCTGGTGGTGGGGCGGCAACGGCCACAGACCGCCAGCGGGGTGACCTTCGTGACCCTTGAGGATGAATTCGGCATGGTCAATGTGGTGGTCTGGCGCGAGCTGGCCGAGCGGCAGCGGCGTGCGCTGGTCGGGTCTCGATTGCTCAAGGTGAATGGCCGCCTGGAACAGCAGGACGGGGTGCGGCACCTGATTGCACGGCGGCTGGAGGATGTCAGCGTGTTGCTGCAGGGGCTGGACGTACGCAGCCGGGACTTTCATTGATTCGACCGGCGAACGGGCTGCACAGCAGCCCCAGTCGCCGTTGTTGCCGAGCTGTCAAACCATTGCCAGGTGCTGCTTGCGTGTGGGCGCCGGGAATGCCCGGTCAATGGCTTGCAAGTCCTCGCTGGTCAAGGTCAAGCCTGCGGCTGCCGCATTCAACCTTACGTGCTCCGGCGACACCGCCTTGGGGATCGCGATGACACCGTCCTCGCGCGTCACCCAGGCCAGGCAGACCTGCGCCGGGGTGGCCCCATGGCGCTCGGCAATCTCCTGCAATAACGGATGCTGCAGCAGCTTGCCGGCCTGGGCCAATGGGCAGTAGGCCATGGTCGGTAGCCCGTGTTGCCGGCTCCAGGGCAGCAGGTCGAACTCGATGCCACGCTGCACGGGGTTGTACAGCACCTGGTTGGTGCCACAGTCAGGGCGGTCCAGCTCGATCAGGTCGTCGACATCGAAGTTGGAAAC harbors:
- a CDS encoding aldo/keto reductase, which encodes MRYMKLAGCNVPAIGQGTWYMGEDPARRAAEVAALQHGIDLGMNLIDTAEMYAEGGAEEVVGQAIAGRRDQVFLVSKVYPHNASRRGVPAACERSLARLGTDVIDLYLLHWRGQYPLEETVEAFERLREQGKIRRWGVSNFDVDDLIELDRPDCGTNQVLYNPVQRGIEFDLLPWSRQHGLPTMAYCPLAQAGKLLQHPLLQEIAERHGATPAQVCLAWVTREDGVIAIPKAVSPEHVRLNAAAAGLTLTSEDLQAIDRAFPAPTRKQHLAMV
- a CDS encoding error-prone DNA polymerase, translated to MSAPGYAELHCLSNFSFQRGASSAEELLRRAREQGYQALAITDECTLAGIVRAWQAAKAQQIRLIVGSEVRVQDGPKLVLLVQDLGGYQNLCALITRARRRAEKGDYQLLHDDLRELHQGLLALWLAEDPSDLATGQWLQGVFGERLWLGVHLHRGSDDERRLAQLRGLAGQLGIRAVACGDVHMHVRGRRALQDCMTAIGQRCTVAQAGQYLFANGERHLRTLEQLAELYPADLLSETLCIAERCQFDLGQLRYQYPRELVPEGQTAASWLRQLCERGLAQRWPAGASDKVREVLAKELALIAELGYESYFLTVHDIVAFARSQHILCQGRGSAANSVVCFVLGITELDPMKHRLLFERFLSRERNEPPDIDVDFEHDRREEVIQYVFRRYGRHRAALTAVVNTYHAAGAVRDVARVLGLPADQVDALAKCCGRWTDRIPDEQRLAEAGFEPGSPSLRRILVLAGQLIGFPRHLSQHPGGFVISEQPLDHLVPVENAAMAERTVIQWDKDDLDMVGLLKVDVLALGMLSALRRCFDLLQQHRGRHLTLATIPPEDPATYAMISRAETMGVFQIESRAQMAMLPRLKPSTFYDLVIEVAIVRPGPIQGDMVHPYLRRRLKQEPVTYPSPKLKEVFERTLGVPLFQEQVMELAMVAADYSPGEADQLRRSMAAWKRHGGLEPHRERLVQGMLRNGYDLAFAERIFEQIKGFGSYGFPESHAASFALLCYASSWLKCHEPAIFTCALVNSWPMGFYSPDQLLQEARRQGIEVRPVDVAHSHWDCTLEPVTEGVLAIRLGLRQIRGFAEADARRLEAARALRPWRDVEDLCLRAGLDSRARARLADAGALRALARDRYQARWQVAAVQPQLPLFAELQATPEAAVALPVPSVGEDLVADYATLGTTLGPHPLTLLRPRLRALGCRSSHELAGVEHGDAVAVTGLVVGRQRPQTASGVTFVTLEDEFGMVNVVVWRELAERQRRALVGSRLLKVNGRLEQQDGVRHLIARRLEDVSVLLQGLDVRSRDFH